The following are encoded in a window of Rissa tridactyla isolate bRisTri1 chromosome 3, bRisTri1.patW.cur.20221130, whole genome shotgun sequence genomic DNA:
- the LOC128906573 gene encoding glutathione S-transferase 3 → MSGKPKLYYFDGRGKMESIRWLLAAAGVEFEEEFLETQEQYEKLLQDGSLLFQQVPMVEIDGMKMVQTRAILSYIAAKYNLYGKDLKERALIDMYVGGTDDLMGFILIFPFLSAEDKEKQRAFIVEKATSRYFPAYEKVLKDHGQDFLVGNNFSWADVHLLEAILMVEEKKSDVLTGFPRLQAFKARISSIPTIKKFLQPGSQRKPVPDDKYVETVRRVLRMLYDMKAN, encoded by the exons ATGTCTGGAAAACCGAAACTTTACTACTTTGATGGAAGAGGCAAGATGGAGTCGATTCGCTGGTTGTTAGCTGCAGCTGGGGTCGAG TTTGAAGAAGAGTTTTTGGAAACCCAAGAGCAGTATGAGAAACTCCTGCAAG ATGGATCCCTGCTATTTCAGCAGGTGCCCATGGTGGAGATCGATGGGATGAAGATGGTGCAGACCAGAGCCATCCTCAGCTACATAGCAGCAAAGTACAACCTCTACGGGAAGGACCTGAAGGAGAGAGCCCT gATTGATATGTATGTTGGAGGAACTGATGACCTTATGGGCTTCATTTTGATATTCCCATTCTTATCAGCTGAGGATAAAGAGAAACAACGTGCCTTTATAGTTGAAAAGGCAACAAGCAGGTATTTCCCAGCATATGAAAAG GTTTTGAAAGACCATGGGCAGGACTTTCTTGTTGGCAACAATTTTAGCTGGGCAGATGTTCATCTTCTGGAAGCCATTTTAATGGTAGAAGAGAAGAAGTCAGATGTGCTCACAGGTTTTCCTCGGTTACAG GCATTTAAAGCAAGGATAAGCAGCATCCCCACAATCAAGAAATTTCTACAGCCAGGAAGCCAGAGAAAACCTGTTCCTGACGATAAATACGTGGAGACTGTGAGGAGAGTTCTCCGCATGCTTTACGACATGAAAGCCAATTAG